CCCCTATGATCCCTCTTCCTAATATGTCACCACATAATTAATTAACACAAACTATCATCAACATTTGATGGAGCCAATCTATAACAAAGAAGGACTAAGGAGCAACCGATATTAATCATGGCGGTACGTAGCATTGAGTAGAGATACACTGTGAGCAAAAGCTAGCTAGCTTACCATTGCAAACGTAAATGATGGAGTCAGCATCTTTGTAGTGTGGAACCACCACGGTGCTAGGATTGGCAACAAACTTCTCCACCCTGTAGTTCTCCAGCCCCTTGAGAATATTAGATTTCTCTGCGAAATTTGGAAGCGTCTCACAGGATCCGGCCTCGGACTTGTACTTGGTTTGGAACTCCCCCTTGGTCCATATGTAAGGATTCTCCcgcttctccttcttcccctcGCCTTCTCCTTCTTGCCAGATAGGGTCTTCGTGCTTCTCGCGGCTGTGCTCGCGCTCGCACTCTCTCCGGCACTGCTCGTCCCGGCCGCAGATCCGCTCGCACTCCCGCTTCGGGTCCTTCGTGTTCCCCAACTCTAAGCCGCGTcgctccctctccgcctcctcCTCGCACATGCGCTCGCAGCGGCGAAGCTCCTTCTCGTCGTGACATTCACGCCGGCATCGCTCCCAGCATTCTCTGTGCGGGTTCCGCCAGATAGGGTCCGCTCCGCCACCCGCGGCTTCCTCCTCGCAGCGGCGCCGGCACCGCTCTTGCCATCTCTCGCTCCGGCCGGCGCCTTCCCTGCGGCACCTCTCCCTGCATTCTCTCTCCGGGTTGGGTCTGCTGCTGCCTCCGGCGGCTTCCTCCTCGCACCGACGGCGGCATGCCTCTCTCCACTTTTCGCTCCGGCCGGCGCCTTGACGTTCGCACTGGTGCTCGCACTCCTTCCGTGGGTCACGCTCTGGAAGCCAGATCTCCGCCCGCGAATCCTCCTCCTGGCCGGCTTCCTGGCAGCGGCGCTCGCACATCCAGCGTTCTCGCTCGTCGTGAGGGTAATCTCGGCGGCATCGCTGCTTGCATTCTTTGTGATGGTCTCGCTCGCTCGAAACAGAGGGTGACAAggcaagaagagagagtgaaacTAGGAAGAAGGCAACTAGAAGAGTCTTGGACGCCATCtgttaaaagaaagaaagaagaagagaagatgaactCTAGAGAACAAGTCACTCCAAGCACAGGGTAGACTGGAAACCGAGATGGAGAGGGATGAAGAAGTAGAAGGAGAGACTGAATTTGTAGACGTTTGGAGGGCCGCCATGCAGGAGGACGTGTGGTGAGACACGCGTTACGGATGAAGGAAGGGGCGGACGAGGCGTGTCGTAGCCGTCCCACCCAACTCTAGGAAACTCGCCCCTGCAGCTCACCCCGCTGGAATACACTGACGGCTCGAATCGAATCGcgacaaaagagagagagagcggggaCCACATGACGTGGAATCCCCGTCCTTACGTGAACCAAGGTTACGAGCTTCTCCTTCCCGTGACTCGGTTCCCGTGCCACAGGCGAATCGGGTTTGTACATCTCACGAATTTCATATTCACAGCCTCCTGACCTTTCTTTCATTCGATAAATCTACTTATTTACTTAATTTGGTTACAAGTTTTCAAATGGATCTAAGGTCCATAAACCGGCCCGAACTTGCCATTCCAGATCCAAATCCCGCATCTCTCTCGGACCAAGGTGCATCTCGACCCGATTAATTGCCCAACCCGAAGCGTGAAGCCTTTGGATCCACCAAAACGGGTAGCCGCGTAATCTCCTTCacatgaaaagacaaaaagacTTCCCACGTCAGCAAGCTCTTTGGCCGTCATCTTTCTCAAAACTCTCCACGTCGCACTGGTGGGCCCGTTTGGCTTCGACACGCCTCAATCCGGCTCTCCCGTTTGTCTCACCACGTAGCAACCCACACGTCCGCCTGCATGGGCCTCCGACCACCATTCCCGCCCTTATCCCCTTCGATCACCATCACTCCAACGGCTATAAGTACAAATCTTCGCTCTTCTTCCTACTTGGCAGCCATCTTCGTTTGGCCTTCTCTCTCACGCTTTCATGGCGTCTAGGAGCCTCTTCGCCGTCCTCTTGCTGCTTTTGCTCTCTCTGACCTCCGTCTGGCCTTCCGCGTTGAGCGAGCGTGACCCTCTGAAAGAATGCAAACAGCGATGCCACAGGGAGATCTCAGACGAGCGGGAGCGCCGGATGTGCGAGCGCCGATGTGAGGAAGCTGCCGAACGGAGAGGGGACGAATCGGCCTCCATCTTCTTCCCGGAGCGCGACATGCGCAAGGAGTGCGAGAGGCAGTGCCGCCGGGAAGGCCGAGGCCGAAGCGAGGGGTGGCAGGAGGAGTGTTGCCGCCGCTGCGTGGAAGAATCAGAGGAACGGCAGCGTGGAAGGGACGACTTCATAGAGAAGAGGGAGGGAAGAGTCGAACAGGGGAAAGAGAACCCTTACGTGTGGAAGCAGGGGGAGTTCCAGACCAAGTGTAGGTCGGAGGAGGGATTCTCGAAGCTACTTCCGAACTTTGCAGAGAAGTCTGATCTTCTCAAGGGGTTGCAGAATTACAGGGTGGAGTGGATTGAAACGAGACCAAACACCATGGTGGTTCCACACCATAAGGATGCCGATTCCCTCATTTATGTTTGCAATGGTGAGCAATGGCGGCGTGCCAACTTCTTATGCTTGCGACGTTTCAGCGAATTTCTCTTTTAAACCTGTGATTTTCCCTCTTCATTGTCCATGGTGAAAGTAAACATGAGTTgcgttggtggtggtggttccCCCATCCCTGTGTCCAATTACTACTGGTGCAAGAAATGAGATCACTAAAGGATTGCATGTTATTTATGGTGTTGGTGACGCAAACCTGCTCATTAGTACTCACGGTGTTTGCTTTATTGATTGTGTTTGTGGACAGGGAAGGGCACGATAGGGATATTGATGGAAGACAAGCAGGAGACCTTCGATGTGAGCAAAGGAGACATCATGGTCATCCCGGCGGGGACGACGGGCTTTGTTGCAAACACGGACGAGAGTGAGAATCTGTGCATCTTCAAGATATTGGATTCTAGGTCCACTAGTCCGGGCAGAGTCGAGGTATATTCAGGACTCTCTCGGTCTCTTTCTTTTGCTATATGTAACCTACTGATTTGTAATCTATGGATCTTTTTCTGGCCATTGTTGCAGTCCTTCTTTGGTATTGGAGGAGAAGATCAGGAGTCATTCTTCCAGAGTTTTAGTTCAGAGATTCTGGAAGCTGCTTTcaacgtctctctctctctctctctctctctctttcatccTTTCGttctgtttctctccttctctccccctcctcctgTTAACTGCTTCTCCCCTTTTTTTTGGATTGCAGACGCATAAAGATCAGTTAAGGAGGTTATTTGGTGCACGCAAGCGCGTAATTGTGAAGGCATCGCCGGAGCAAATCCGCGAGATCTCACGCAGTGGGTCGAAGGGCGGCTCGCACATTTGGCCCTTCACTGGGGACAGCCATGGCCCCTACAATCTGCTCGACAGGAAGCCATGGTTCTCTAACAGGCACGGACAGATATATAGAGCTGATGAGAATGACCACTCTCCACTTCGACACTTCGATGTAACGGTCTCCTTTGCCAATCTCTCTGCAGTAAGCCACCACctccctcctctttctcttcctgtAGTTCTTCCTGAAGTCATCTCTGCATCTACGGTGCTGTTGGACTTGAGAAAACCAACAGTTGCTTCTTATGATCATAAACTTCTTCTTGAGTTCCAAAGAACAGAGATTAAAGCCAGTGGCCGCTGCTAATTCTTCTCTTTAAGATATGATACGGATGAATCCTTTTTCTTTCGTGATAGGGATCGATGCTGTCTCCCGCCATGAACTCGAGAGCGATCAAGCTCGCCATCGTCACAAATGGATCAGGGTACATCGAGATGGCGTGCCCCCACCTGTCGTCGCAGCAGAAAGGTGAGCAGGAGACGCAGGGGACGAGGTACCGTAAGGTGAGCGCCGAGCTGAGGCCGATGACGGTCTTCATCGAGCCGGCAGGTCATCCTTCTGCAATCGTGGCCAAAGAAGACCTCCAGATCATCTGCTTCGACATCAACGCCCGTGGCAACCACAAGTATATGCTTGCAGGTGCGTACCTTCAACCAAGTTGGTTGGTGGGTCTTGCTTCGGCATTTAAAAtattcattctctttctctctaattCATATGCAGGCAAGAACAATATATACAGCAATTTGAGAGGCGCAGCAGGAGAATTGGCGTTCGGTGTCTCATCCAAAGAGTGTGAGCGAGTTCTAGGTGCTCAAGAGGAAGAAGTTATCGTGAAAGGGCCAAAGGGAGGAGGCAGCAGTAGAGAGATGTGATCAGCAGGCCAAAGCTAAAGGAGAGTTTCTCTCTTAGTGAGAGAGGTTTTAGTTGATCTCTCTGGTCTGGTTAAATGCTGTTGTATGTATTCTGGGAGTGAGGAAAGAGGAGACGAGAGTTgtgtaaaaaaaggaaaaaggaggtCGGTGGTACTCACTGTAACTATCaagtaaattaaataaaagttgtCATGAGATGTTCATTTCTCTTGGCATTTTGCTATTATGGTGAACAAGAGTGCATTGTTTGTAGTTTTATATTGAATTGTATTTGAAGTAAAGAACTTAATAACAACGATTCGATCGCTAAAAGTAACAATCGTGGGTAAATGGATATAGAGTCATGCATTATAAGCACTTCTTAAGCGCATTAAACAATTCATAATTTGTAAATGAGGGGTTGTTTACAATTAGATATGACTTAATATTTAACTTTGTTATTAGACAAATCTGTCGCGTGTAGACTAGAATCTTATAAGTTGGTTTGAATTTAATAAATATTAACGACAAATTCATTTCAATAATAATTGTTTCATTACTTATGGCACGCATAgtgatatttgtcttgaaaaatgaattgtattcaataataatacaaacgaggtttataaaaaaaaactgaaatattcTTGAACAAGTTTCAGGCTGCCCATGAGCTTCCAATGTTGTTGGTACTTGTAGTTTATAACCTGAATTAATATCCTGAAAGACAGTAAAGAGAAAACCTAAGATGATATAACTACAcgcatgaaaatgaaagttcCTACGACATTTTACAAATGAGTTC
This window of the Nymphaea colorata isolate Beijing-Zhang1983 chromosome 2, ASM883128v2, whole genome shotgun sequence genome carries:
- the LOC116249071 gene encoding vicilin Jug r 6.0101-like isoform X2, producing the protein MASKTLLVAFFLVSLSLLALSPSVSSERDHHKECKQRCRRDYPHDERERWMCERRCQEAGQEEDSRAEIWLPERDPRKECEHQCERQGAGRSEKWREACRRRCEEEAAGGSSRPNPERECRERCRREGAGRSERWQERCRRRCEEEAAGGGADPIWRNPHRECWERCRRECHDEKELRRCERMCEEEAERERRGLELGNTKDPKRECERICGRDEQCRRECEREHSREKHEDPIWQEGEGEGKKEKRENPYIWTKGEFQTKYKSEAGSCETLPNFAEKSNILKGLENYRVEKFVANPSTVVVPHYKDADSIIYVCNGRGIIGALDEEKQETFEVSEGDVMVVPAGTTCFVANTDEREQLCMINLLHTVSIPGKVETRTDHLKRLFSGRRQVMVKASKEQIRELSRSTSDIWPVANDRENCHRPYNVLKKKPWFANRRGRIYRVDPNEYAPLHRHDIAVNVFNISGGSMIVPGINSRAITIAFVLKGSGYIEMACPHLSSQQKGEQERQGARYHKVSAELRPSTVSIEPAGHPSAVVANEDLHVVCFDINVRGNHKYALAGKNNIYSHLKGVAGELAFGTPTKECERVLGAQQEEILVAGPKERREGGGRSRGYEVA
- the LOC116249071 gene encoding vicilin Cor a 11.0101-like isoform X1; this translates as MASKTLLVAFFLVSLSLLALSPSVSSERDHHKECKQRCRRDYPHDERERWMCERRCQEAGQEEDSRAEIWLPERDPRKECEHQCERQGAGRSEKWREACRRRCEEEAAGGSSRPNPERECRERCRREGAGRSERWQERCRRRCEEEAAGGGADPIWRNPHRECWERCRRECHDEKELRRCERMCEEEAERERRGLELGNTKDPKRECERICGRDEQCRRECEREHSREKHEDPIWQEGEGEGKKEKRENPYIWTKGEFQTKYKSEAGSCETLPNFAEKSNILKGLENYRVEKFVANPSTVVVPHYKDADSIIYVCNGRGIIGALDEEKQETFEVSEGDVMVVPAGTTCFVANTDEREQLCMINLLHTVSIPGKVEAFFGIGAEDQESFFQSFSSEILEAAFNTRTDHLKRLFSGRRQVMVKASKEQIRELSRSTSDIWPVANDRENCHRPYNVLKKKPWFANRRGRIYRVDPNEYAPLHRHDIAVNVFNISGGSMIVPGINSRAITIAFVLKGSGYIEMACPHLSSQQKGEQERQGARYHKVSAELRPSTVSIEPAGHPSAVVANEDLHVVCFDINVRGNHKYALAGKNNIYSHLKGVAGELAFGTPTKECERVLGAQQEEILVAGPKERREGGGRSRGYEVA
- the LOC116249072 gene encoding vicilin Cor a 11.0101-like isoform X1; the protein is MASRSLFAVLLLLLLSLTSVWPSALSERDPLKECKQRCHREISDERERRMCERRCEEAAERRGDESASIFFPERDMRKECERQCRREGRGRSEGWQEECCRRCVEESEERQRGRDDFIEKREGRVEQGKENPYVWKQGEFQTKCRSEEGFSKLLPNFAEKSDLLKGLQNYRVEWIETRPNTMVVPHHKDADSLIYVCNGKGTIGILMEDKQETFDVSKGDIMVIPAGTTGFVANTDESENLCIFKILDSRSTSPGRVESFFGIGGEDQESFFQSFSSEILEAAFNTHKDQLRRLFGARKRVIVKASPEQIREISRSGSKGGSHIWPFTGDSHGPYNLLDRKPWFSNRHGQIYRADENDHSPLRHFDVTVSFANLSAGSMLSPAMNSRAIKLAIVTNGSGYIEMACPHLSSQQKGEQETQGTRYRKVSAELRPMTVFIEPAGHPSAIVAKEDLQIICFDINARGNHKYMLAGKNNIYSNLRGAAGELAFGVSSKECERVLGAQEEEVIVKGPKGGGSSREM
- the LOC116249072 gene encoding vicilin Pis v 3.0101-like isoform X2, which gives rise to MASRSLFAVLLLLLLSLTSVWPSALSERDPLKECKQRCHREISDERERRMCERRCEEAAERRGDESASIFFPERDMRKECERQCRREGRGRSEGWQEECCRRCVEESEERQRGRDDFIEKREGRVEQGKENPYVWKQGEFQTKCRSEEGFSKLLPNFAEKSDLLKGLQNYRVEWIETRPNTMVVPHHKDADSLIYVCNGKGTIGILMEDKQETFDVSKGDIMVIPAGTTGFVANTDESENLCIFKILDSRSTSPGRVETHKDQLRRLFGARKRVIVKASPEQIREISRSGSKGGSHIWPFTGDSHGPYNLLDRKPWFSNRHGQIYRADENDHSPLRHFDVTVSFANLSAGSMLSPAMNSRAIKLAIVTNGSGYIEMACPHLSSQQKGEQETQGTRYRKVSAELRPMTVFIEPAGHPSAIVAKEDLQIICFDINARGNHKYMLAGKNNIYSNLRGAAGELAFGVSSKECERVLGAQEEEVIVKGPKGGGSSREM